The following is a genomic window from Alkaliphilus sp. B6464.
ATTATTTTTTCTCGATACTTTAAATGGATTAATCTTAATTTGGTCATATATAAAACTTACATCTGCAGTTACTTTGCGCCCTGCTCTATCAAAATATGTCTCAATTTTCAGTTCTGGAGAGTAAATAGCTTCTTCAAGTTTTCTTTCAATTTCCACTTTACCTATACATTTTATAATTGGATATACTTCGGAGAAAAAGCTTTCCTGCATTTCCTTCTCAATTACAATATTACTCCCCTTATACTTAGTTAAGATACTATAGAATGGTAAAAGGTTTTCTTTCTGATATTTAGATATCTTACATATTTGACCATTAGAGAAAAAATAATCTCCATCAGAGGTTATAGGAATAATAAGACCATCATGTTCCACTTTTAAAACAATATTTTCTTTATCTTTGTCTAATTGGAATCTAAAAGGTATGTCCTTCTCATTAATAACAATATTATCATAAGCTTCTTCTAAAATAATGGCATTGAATCTACCTTTAGAGATAAAATCACCATCTTTTATAATATTTAAAAATCTCTTTAAAGTTATCTCAGGTAACTTTATATATTTGCCATTAAAAATAGATTGTGAGCTATCTTTATAAAAATCCTCTTCAAAAGTTTTTTCGTGTTCATATATTTCAGCTATAAGATCGATTATTTTTTGATCATCACTACTAAATGAATGAATGTTAGGGTCAAAGATGAAATTTTTCCCAAATTCAATCTTATTTTTATTATATAGACACTCTATAAATCCTTTAATATTACGAACAACATAGGTTCTACTTTCTCCTACTTTTAAACTAATGAAACTTCCCGTAATGCGCTTATTGTGACGACTTATCTTTAGTTCAAATGTTATTTCCATATTTAATGATATAAAATCACTATGCTGTTTATTTCGATAAAAACTTAAAATGTTTTTTATATGCTGCGTTTCGGTAACTTTACTAAATTGTCCCTCTCTATCCTTTTGCATAATTGTTAAAAGGACAGCTACAATATGTTTGCATATTCCCCAATATTTATTATAGGCAGGACAGGAGCATGTCGTATGTTTAACATCCCCATCAGGTATAAAGCCTATCTTTACATTATATTTTCTAGTGCCCTGTACTATAGCTGAAAACCTGAGGTTCTCTTGATTAAAAGTTAATGATTTTACTCTTCTTTCAGCAAAATAACCCCTACCCTTTCTATAGGTAATAGATTCTGCACTCATATCATATATATTTTCTTCATTTAAATTAAACATATTTCACCTCATCGGTATATTTACCAATTATAATTAACCTGTCTTAATTATAATCAATATAGGCTATAATTAAAACAGATACATCTAATAAAATATTTCCAAATAAAAGTTAACAAATTTAATTATATATTCCTATATAATATATAAAATACTAAGAAAATTTAATAGTTTTATTAATACATTATGTTGCATTTTTATACAAAATGTATTAATATCTATACTATTGGAAAAAATTTAAATGCAATAAAGGAGAGGAGAGATTTCATGGGCAACAGTAAACATGGAAATTATTCTACAGCAAGTATATTACGTTTTATTATTCCCTCTTTAATAGGTTCTGTTCTATTTATGATTCCTATTGCTTACAATGGGGAAATTACAATTCCTATCGCTTTATTTTCTGGATTTATTCTTAATATTTTATCTGATGCTTTACCAACAATTACTACTGTTTTAATATCTATAACTGTAATTGGCAGTGTTATTACCAAATTGTTTCAACCATCCTTTATTAAGAAAAGTTCTTTTTTGAATACTTTGTTTAATGTAACACCACTGTGGTTTGTGTCAAGAATTTTAGGTATGGTATTTGCAATTTCAACACTATTCCAGATAGGGCCAGACTGGATATGGTCTGATGCTACTGGGGGATTACTTTTATATGATTTACTTCCAATATTATTTTCTATATTTCTTTTTGCGGGACTGCTTTTACCCTTACTTTTAAATTTCGGCTTATTAGAGTTTTTTGGGTCCTTATTAACTAAAATAATGCGTCCAATTTTCAAATTGCCTGGGCGATCATCTATAGACTGTATTACTTCTTGGCTTGGAGATGGAAGCATTGGCGTACTTTTAACTAGTAAACAATATGAAGACGGACATTATACAGAAAGAGAAGCTGCCGTAATAGCAACTACATTTTCAGCAGTATCAATAACATTCAGTCTTATTATTATAGCACAAGTAAATTTAGCTTATCTTTTTGTTCCTTTTTATTTAACAGTGTCATTAGCTGGAGTTGTAGCTGCAATTATCATTCCGCGTATACCACCTCTTTCACGAAAGTCAGATACCTATTTAGTTGATAATAATCAAGGTAGTTCTGAACAGATTCCTAAGGGGTACACTTCGTTAACATGGGGATTTAAACAAGCTATAGAACAAGCAAATAAAAATAGCAGCATAAGAGAGTTTTTCAAAAGTGGAATTAAAAATGTATTAGATATGTGGTTAGGAGTAACGCCTATAGTTATGGCCTTTGGAACATTAGCACTTATAATTGCTGAGTTTACACCAGTTTTTCAATGGCTAGGAGTTCCATTTATTCCACTACTAAAACTATTAAGAGTGCCTGAAGCAGATTTAGCTGCCCAAACCTTAGTAGTTGGATTTGCAGATATGTTCCTACCATCTGTTATTGCAAGTAAAATTGCAAGTGAACTTACACGTTTTGTTGTAGCATGTGTATCTGTAACTCAGCTGATTTATATGTCTGAGGTAGGGGGATTAATACTAGGTTCTAAAATTCCAGTTTCTATTAAAGACTTAGCTATTATATTTATTCAGCGTACATTAGTTACCCTGCCTATAGTTGTATTAATAGCACATATTATATTTTAATTTTTAAAACTCCCTTTTTTCTTAAAGGGAGTTTTTTATTTTAGATTACCAATCTTCTTAAATAAACAATAAGTCCATCTCAAACTATTCTATGTTATAAAAATCCAAATATGAGTATTGTTCTCCATCTTTCTGCCAGCCTAAAATACAATCCATATTAACGTTTTGTGCTGCTTTAAAAATAGATTTATCTATATTTTCAAAGTTATTCTTTAGGTTATTAATTAGCTCTTTTACTTCATGCCTTTTACTTCCTATTTTTTTAGCCGCCACCATACATGCACAGTTTAGTGGCCAAATACCATTAGTTTCTGTATAGTCAATAATCATCTGCTCTTCAACGTAATAAAGTGGACGAATTAACTCCATCTTTTCAAAATTCGTAGCTTTTAGCTTTGGAAGCATTGTCTTAAAGTTTCCTGTATATAGTAGGTTTAGCATAGTTGTTTCAATAACATCATTAAAATGATGTCCTAGAGCAAGCTTGTTACATCCAAGTTCTTGGGCTTTTTTATATAAAGCTCCTCTTCTCATTTTGGCACACATAAAACACGGATAATCTTTTGCCATTTTCTCTGCTATTTTAAAAATTCCTGATTCAAAAACATTGACTGGAATATTTAAATGATTACAATTATCTAAAAGAAGGTTTTTAATACTTTCATGGTATCCTGGGTCCATAGCAATATATTCTACTTCAAAATTATCCTTACCATGTTTTTTTAGTTCCTGAAAAAGTTTGGCTAACAGCAGACTATCCTTACCCCCAGATATTGCAATCCCAATCTTATCCCCATCCTCTATTAGATTAAATTCTTTTATAGCTTTAATAAATTTTGACCATATATCTTTTCTATATTTAGTAATAATACTTCTTTCTATTTCCTTGAGTGGTTTTCTATCCCCAATGGGTATTAGAGATTCACAACCCTTTCCTACAACATCTGACACTTTATCACCTTCTCTTTTTTCTTCAATATTATAGCATTTTTATGATGCTTTGTCTTTGTAGTTATTAACTTTAACTTTATTAAAAGCAAAAAATATTAGAAGGAAAAAATTTCTCTTCTAATATTTTTATCCAACATCTAGTATTCTCAAAATCTTTGATAAATCATCAAAGTTTACTTTATTCTGCGAAATGTATTGCTCCCTTTGGTGTAGTTGCCAATAGAGCTTCATGAACAGCCTCAGCAGTTGTAGGATGGGCATGAATGGTATCAACTACTTGTTCTACAGTTAGTTTGTTTTTAATAGCAACTGCAATTTCATGTATAAGATCGGTTGCATGTGGTCCAATGATAGATCCTCCTATTATTATACCTGTAGCTTCTTCGGTAATTACTTTTACAAATCCTCTTCTTTCCCCTAAGGTAAGAGCTTTACCATTAGCCCCAAATGGGAAGTTTCCTATATTTACCGATATACCCTTTTCCTTTGCAACTTTTTCGGTAATACCAACAGATGCAATTTCAGGATTTGTAAATATTGCACTTGGTACAGTAGAATAATCAGCCTCTACATCCTTGCCTAGTATATTTTCAACAGCAACTATACCTTGATGAGAAGCAACATGGGCTAATTGAATTATGTTTGTTACGTCTCCAATAGCATAGATATTATCTACGCTTGTTTGCATTTTGCTATTAACCTTTATTCCTCTTGGTCTTTCATTAAGATCAATACCTAATTTTTCTAAATCTATATCGCCATAAAATGGTATTCTTCCTACCGACATAAGAACCTTATCTCCAGTTATATAGCCCTTCTTACCCTCTTTGTCAAATACTACAATTGACTTACATTCTTCTGTATCAATAATTTCCTCCACCTTGGAGCTAGTATAAACCTTTATTCCTTTTTCCACAGCTATTTCTCTAATTTCATTTCTAATATCTTCATCTAAGGCAATTAAAATATCCTCTGCAAACTCTACTACACTTACCTCTGCATCTAAGGCATTACAAATAAATGCAAACTCCATTCCAATTACACCACCACCAACAATAACTATTTTTTTAGGTAGCTCATTTAAACTTAACATGTCTTTACTTGTTAATATATTTTTTGACTCTACTCCTTTTATTGGCGGAATAAATGCTTTAGATCCTGTGGCAATTATTATGTTTTTAGTATTAATTGTAATTTCCTTATTTTTTTCCCTTACAAAAACAATATTTTTATCTATTATTTCTCCATTACCTCTAAATACAGTAATATTATTTTTTGATAGAAGATAACCAATACCTCCAACTAACTCGCTTACTACATTATTCTTTCTTTCCATTATCTTGGAAAAATCAAAGGTTGGAGAACTTTTGAAAATTCCATACTCTTCAGAGTTTTTTACTAACTCATAGACTTCTGATGAACGTACCAATGCCTTTGTAGGTATACAACCCCAGTTAAGACAAGTTCCTCCTAAATTTTCTTTTTCTATAAGTACTACTTTAGCACCTTGCTTTGCCGCCTCAATAGCAGCAACATAACCTCCTGGGCCTCCACCCAAAATAACAATGTCTGCCTCAATTGTTTCTTTCTGTGGTTTTAAGAAATTAGCCATATAGTTGAATCCTTGTTTCTTATTAGCATCCCCTTTATTAGTATCTGCTTTACTACTAGATTTTTCTCCTTCAACTGTAAATAGCACATCGCCTATTGAAACCTTGTCACCTTGCGCTACTTTTATCTTTACAACTTTACCTTCCACGTCCGATGTAACTGTGATATTTCCTTTTTTAGCTTCTATATCAAAAAGTTCTTCTCCTACTTTAATAATATCTCCTTCTACCTTATATATCCTACCAATTACACCAGACTTATTGTGACCTGATAATTTTTCTAATTTAACATCAAATACCACTTATAGCCCTCCTATCAACTTTAAAAACATATAAAGAGAAGACAGGTAACTGTCCTCTCTTATCTATTTATTGGAAATCTTTTTCAAACTCATCAATTGAATCTTTTAATAATGTAACACTATAAGCCATGGAAGGTCCTCCACCAAAGGCTACTGCTACCATCGCCGCCTCAATAATTTCTTTTCTTGTAGCTCCCGCTTGTAGTGCATTGTAGGTATGGAAAACAATACAATATTCACAACGGTTATAAATAGCAACTCCTATACTAATTAGCTCCTTTGTTTTTAAATCTAATGCATCTGGTTCATAAGCTGCCCCTAATAAATTCATAAAAGCTTCAACTTGAGCCCCATTAGTATTCGCTAGTTCCTCTAATCCTCCACTAAAATCCTGTAACATTTGTCTTACGTCTCTTGCCATTTTATTCTCCTCCTTGTTAAATTACTTGTCATGCTAATTATTAGTATAGCAAGTGTTTAAAAATTGTCAATATCTTTTTGATAAAAATTTGTCGTTTTTTATCACTTTTTAATTGTATATATTTTTTCCTATATGCATAAAAAAATACACACATTTTACAAACTATGTGTGCACTTTTTATTATTAATATTCTCATTTATGTTACTAACCATTTTTGATAGAACCGTTGTAAAAATTTTCATTTCTTCATCGGATATATTTTTATACAGTAATTTTTCAAATTCTTCACCCTCTGGTAATAATTTAATTCTATACTGTTTTCCTTTATCTGTAAGCCTTACATTTGTTACTCTCTTATCGTTTTCATTTTTAACTCTCTCTACTAATCCATCTCTTTCCATACGATCAAGTAAACGAGCTACAGATGATTCTTTTATATTCATCTTTTCTGCAAGTTCTTTTTGGCTAATAACTTCTTCTTTACCTAAATAATACAGGGCAATCCACTGTACCCTAGTTACACCTAACCTCATTACCCTCTCACTGAAGGCATCACAGATAACTTTACTAGAATTATCTGTCATATAGCCTACTCATGTATCTAAGTTAAACAATATTTACCCTCCTTGCCCCTTTAAAAATTTTTAACACTACATTCAATAATAATATTCTATAATAATCTACAGAAGTGTTTTTGTCTATTATTTTCTTACCGTTACCTTTCTATCTGTTATGAAATAAGAAAGTTGCTAACAATCATTAAAGTTTCAATTTAGAAAGAGCATCTGCAAGAGCAGTATTAGTAAATTTGTCACTATCTTTTTGTTGCTCCCTCATATATTTGGCTACTTCTTTTTTAGACACTTTACTACCTTCTTTTTTCTTTCGTTCCTTAAATGTAGAAAGTTTTTCCCTATGTCCACAACTACATGCAAATATTTGTCCTTCACCCTCACCACGAAGTTCTAGCTTTTTGTGGCAGTTAGGACATCTTGCATTGGTATTTTGTGTAATACCTTTTCTGTAGCCACATTCTCTACTTTGGCAAACTAGCATTTTACCTCTTTTACCATTAACCTCAAGCATATACTTTCCGCACTCTGGGCACTTATTTCTTGTTAAATTATCATGCTTAAATGTTTCATCACTATTTTTAATCTCATTTACAACTACCTTTGTATAGTTTTTCATTTCGTTAACAAAGCTATCTTTATTAAGTTGCCCCTTTGAAATAGCACTTAGTTTTTGTTCCCACTCTGCAGTTAATGCAGGAGATTTAAGATCCTCAGGAACTAATTCTAATAGTTGCTTTCCCTTTGAAGTTATTAATATGTCTTTTCCTCTTTTTTCTAATAGAAAGCTACTGAACAGCTTTTCAATAATATCCGCCCTAGTGGCTACAGTCCCTAGCCCTCCAGTCTCTCCTATTGTTTTAATTAAATCTTTATCTGCATCTTGCATATATTTAGTCGGATTTTCCATAGCTGAAAGTAGAGTTCCTTCATTAAAAGGTGCCGGTGGTTTTGTCTGTCCTGTTGTTTGAGTAGTAGAGGATATTTTTAAAATATCTCCCTTGTTCATACTAGGTAGTAGTTGCTCTGAAACACCATCAGCTGCGTCCTCATCTTCAAAATTATTTTCATAAACCTCTTTCCAGCCTTGGCTAATAACTACTTTGCCCTTTGCTATAAAAATTTCTTCTCCAATTTTAGATTTAATAGAAGTCTCCTCATATTCAAAAGGAGGATATAGAACAGCTAAAAATCGTTTTATAACAAGATCATATATTTTTCTTTCTCTATCATTTAGAGCACTTAGCTGAACAAACTGCTCTGTTGGAATAATAGCATGGTGGTCTGAAACTTGACTATCATCTACAAAGGACTTATTTCCCTTTATTGGATTTTGCAAAACTTTATATGCCAATGTTTTATAAGGTCCTATTCCACAAGCCTTAAGTCTATCATTTA
Proteins encoded in this region:
- a CDS encoding YjiH family protein, with amino-acid sequence MGNSKHGNYSTASILRFIIPSLIGSVLFMIPIAYNGEITIPIALFSGFILNILSDALPTITTVLISITVIGSVITKLFQPSFIKKSSFLNTLFNVTPLWFVSRILGMVFAISTLFQIGPDWIWSDATGGLLLYDLLPILFSIFLFAGLLLPLLLNFGLLEFFGSLLTKIMRPIFKLPGRSSIDCITSWLGDGSIGVLLTSKQYEDGHYTEREAAVIATTFSAVSITFSLIIIAQVNLAYLFVPFYLTVSLAGVVAAIIIPRIPPLSRKSDTYLVDNNQGSSEQIPKGYTSLTWGFKQAIEQANKNSSIREFFKSGIKNVLDMWLGVTPIVMAFGTLALIIAEFTPVFQWLGVPFIPLLKLLRVPEADLAAQTLVVGFADMFLPSVIASKIASELTRFVVACVSVTQLIYMSEVGGLILGSKIPVSIKDLAIIFIQRTLVTLPIVVLIAHIIF
- a CDS encoding MarR family winged helix-turn-helix transcriptional regulator — translated: MTDNSSKVICDAFSERVMRLGVTRVQWIALYYLGKEEVISQKELAEKMNIKESSVARLLDRMERDGLVERVKNENDKRVTNVRLTDKGKQYRIKLLPEGEEFEKLLYKNISDEEMKIFTTVLSKMVSNINENINNKKCTHSL
- a CDS encoding DNA topoisomerase III, which encodes MNKKLVLAEKPSVGRDLARVLNCNKKGNGYFEGQEYIVTWALGHLVTLADPESYNDKYKSWRIEDLPMLPSDLKLVVIKKTGKQFNIVKDQMHRRDVGEIIIATDAGREGELVARWIIDKARVNKPIKRLWISSVTDKAIKDGFKGIKNGKDYEKLYLSAVARAEVDWIVGINATRALTCKYNAQLSCGRVQTPTLAIIAQREEEIKNFIPKTFYGIQAISSSNLKLTWQDSRTKDIKTFDREKATKVLNSIKNKNANVVDIDKKYKRSYSPKLYDLTELQRDANKIFGYSAKETLSIMQRLYESHKVLTYPRTDSRYISSDIVSTLNDRLKACGIGPYKTLAYKVLQNPIKGNKSFVDDSQVSDHHAIIPTEQFVQLSALNDRERKIYDLVIKRFLAVLYPPFEYEETSIKSKIGEEIFIAKGKVVISQGWKEVYENNFEDEDAADGVSEQLLPSMNKGDILKISSTTQTTGQTKPPAPFNEGTLLSAMENPTKYMQDADKDLIKTIGETGGLGTVATRADIIEKLFSSFLLEKRGKDILITSKGKQLLELVPEDLKSPALTAEWEQKLSAISKGQLNKDSFVNEMKNYTKVVVNEIKNSDETFKHDNLTRNKCPECGKYMLEVNGKRGKMLVCQSRECGYRKGITQNTNARCPNCHKKLELRGEGEGQIFACSCGHREKLSTFKERKKKEGSKVSKKEVAKYMREQQKDSDKFTNTALADALSKLKL
- a CDS encoding tRNA 2-thiocytidine biosynthesis TtcA family protein, with amino-acid sequence MSDVVGKGCESLIPIGDRKPLKEIERSIITKYRKDIWSKFIKAIKEFNLIEDGDKIGIAISGGKDSLLLAKLFQELKKHGKDNFEVEYIAMDPGYHESIKNLLLDNCNHLNIPVNVFESGIFKIAEKMAKDYPCFMCAKMRRGALYKKAQELGCNKLALGHHFNDVIETTMLNLLYTGNFKTMLPKLKATNFEKMELIRPLYYVEEQMIIDYTETNGIWPLNCACMVAAKKIGSKRHEVKELINNLKNNFENIDKSIFKAAQNVNMDCILGWQKDGEQYSYLDFYNIE
- a CDS encoding carboxymuconolactone decarboxylase family protein, producing the protein MARDVRQMLQDFSGGLEELANTNGAQVEAFMNLLGAAYEPDALDLKTKELISIGVAIYNRCEYCIVFHTYNALQAGATRKEIIEAAMVAVAFGGGPSMAYSVTLLKDSIDEFEKDFQ
- the lpdA gene encoding dihydrolipoyl dehydrogenase — translated: MVFDVKLEKLSGHNKSGVIGRIYKVEGDIIKVGEELFDIEAKKGNITVTSDVEGKVVKIKVAQGDKVSIGDVLFTVEGEKSSSKADTNKGDANKKQGFNYMANFLKPQKETIEADIVILGGGPGGYVAAIEAAKQGAKVVLIEKENLGGTCLNWGCIPTKALVRSSEVYELVKNSEEYGIFKSSPTFDFSKIMERKNNVVSELVGGIGYLLSKNNITVFRGNGEIIDKNIVFVREKNKEITINTKNIIIATGSKAFIPPIKGVESKNILTSKDMLSLNELPKKIVIVGGGVIGMEFAFICNALDAEVSVVEFAEDILIALDEDIRNEIREIAVEKGIKVYTSSKVEEIIDTEECKSIVVFDKEGKKGYITGDKVLMSVGRIPFYGDIDLEKLGIDLNERPRGIKVNSKMQTSVDNIYAIGDVTNIIQLAHVASHQGIVAVENILGKDVEADYSTVPSAIFTNPEIASVGITEKVAKEKGISVNIGNFPFGANGKALTLGERRGFVKVITEEATGIIIGGSIIGPHATDLIHEIAVAIKNKLTVEQVVDTIHAHPTTAEAVHEALLATTPKGAIHFAE